The Sneathiella limimaris region TCATCCTGAGGAGGACGAACAATTGCTCCCAAAATATCCCGGTAGGTTTTGGATGCCGCCTCTAGATCTGGAACAGCGATCGCAACATGGTTCAAATTACCAATCATTTTTCTTCCCTATCCTCTCAACTCAACCTTCTGCACGGGCTTCTTTCTCGATTTCACGACTTACATATACATCGGTAATGGGTCGTCTTCCAGCCAACTTTCTAAAAAAACGTCTAATGGCTTGGCTTGCGGCCTTTTCAACTTCAAGATCCTGCTGACGATTTTTTGCCGACAAATCATAATGAGCTTTGATGATAGTATCCTGAAGATCTTTGTGAAGGGATGGAAAATTCCCTTCTTCCACCACACCCCTCAAACGGACCTCTGGCGGTTTTGTAATTTTGCCATCATAGGAAATCGTCAGATGCGCACTTGCCGATCCGTTAAAGATCATTTTTCGGCGCGTAGAGAGAAAATCGCCATCCAACGAAGTTGTCCCGCCCGCATCGACGGCCAGGCGACCAGAAGGCACGCGATCAATAATTTCCGGGGCACCGGGGGCCAATTGCAAAACATCCCCATTTCGGATCTCAATCGCAATTGGAACACCAAGGGAAAGCGCCAAATTACAATGTTCCGATAAGTGCCGGGCCTCGCCATGGACCGGAACTGCAATTTGTGGTTTTACAATTTCATACATTCTTTCCAGCTCTTCACGAGCGGGATGGCCAGATACATGAACAAATTCATCAGATTCCGTGATGACATTAATGCCATTTTCAGTCAGTTCATTATGAAGCCCAAACAAAGCCTTTTCATTTCCCGGTATGACCTTGGATGAAAAAATAACCGTGTCTCCCTTATCTAGGGTAACATGAGGATGATCTTCCCTGGCGATACGGGCCATTGCTCCTCTTGGTTCTCCCTGACTCCCCGTACACAGGAGCAGCATCTTTTCCTTAGGTAGATATCCTGCATCCTGTTCTTTAAGAAAGCTCGGTAAATCACTGAGATAACCGGATTTTTTTGCCGCCTCAGTCATTCGGATCAAGGATCTACCCACAAGGACAACATGCCGATCATGTTTTTCGGCAATTTTGGCAATCGCGCTCACCCGCGCAATGTTGGATGCGAAAGTCGTAACTGCTACCCTGCCCGTTTTAAGACGACCCAAGAGCTCATCGAGGCTATCCTTCACATCTCCTTCAGAGCCTGAAACGCCATGTTTAAAGACATTTGTTGAATCACAGATCATTGCGAGAACATCGCCAGAGGTAACATCCTCCATTCGATCCATATCGCTCACGGGTCCTACCACAGGGTCCGGATCAAGCTTCCAGTCCCCGCTATGCATGACCTTCCCGTAAGGGGTCGTGATGAGAAGCGCCTGCATTTCAGGGATAGAATGCGTGAGATCAACAAAATCAAGATGGAAGTCCCCAAGTTGCAGAGAACTTCCGGGCGCAACGACATTCACGTCCACTAGATCCAGAATTCCTTCTTCACTCAGCTTGTAATGCAGGATCTCCGACGTAAAAGGACTACAATAGACCGGACAGAGAAAATCCTTCCAGAGGCGGGCCACAGCTCCTACATGATCTTCATGGGCATGCGTAACGATCAAACCCAATAAATTTTCTTTATGTTCCGCAATGAAGGATGCATCCGGAACAATTACATCAATGCCCGGCGCCCTTTCATCAGCAAAGGAAATTCCACAATCTACCATCAGCCATTTGCCATTACAGCAATACAGGTTGAGGTTCATTCCAATTTCACCGCTTCCGCCTAATGGCAAAAACAGGAGCTTATTTGCTGTATTCATAGTCATCCTAAATGTTCAAGGCCTTTGACCTATCAACAAAACAGCCCTTTGACCAGAAATACTCTCACTTGGCTTCTTCCAGCTATAGGATTTTACGAGACTGAGCTTAAAAAGGTTCAAAAATGTCAGGGAAAATATAGTCTTTTGGGAGTTCCAACCATTCTTTCAAAGGCTGCTCAACAATCTCTTTGTCCGAATTAAAAACACGATAGCTGACATCATTTGTGGCTCTTGACTGGTAACTTCTAAAGAGGCCATGAGTTAAAAGACTATCCAGAATAACGGCTTCCCGATGTGTCCCCAAATTTGTTCTATATGACCCAATTTGAACCGCTAGTTCTTCGATTTCGTCGATTGTTTGATTTGTTTTCACACCCCTAAAATCCATACAACGCTTCATCCCTCTTTGATAAGAGGGATCGTTTAATGTTTGCGCTATGGTCTCAAGTATAAGGTTGTTGTCGGCAACACCCTGCAGGTTGATGAAAGCGCAATTAACCGAGGGATCAATGAAATATTCAAACTTGGACTGCTTTTCAGCCATACTAATTCTTCAAATTCAAAAAACTTGGGAAATAGACATGTTGGGGTAATCTCACCCAATTTCTTAAATTTAAAGCGAGGTCCTCGTCAGAAGCCTCAAAAGCTTTAAATTGAACAACCAAACCACTAAAGGAACTGGCAAGATATTTTAGGATATTGTGATCAAGGCGATCCTCTAGGATCATGGCATGCCGATGTGGTCCAACAACATTTTTTTCAGCATGTAGTTTATCGACAAATGCCTGGGCTTCTTTCACGGTCAGTTCAACTTCAACACCACGCAAATCGATAATGCGGTTTAAATTTGGTCTATGTTGAGGGACGCTTCTGATATATTCCGCCCGCTGCAGGAGTATTTCGCCGTTCACATAGTCAAAATGTTTAACGAATAGGCAACCGGTATCTTCGGCGATTTCAAACTGAAATCCATCCAGAAAACTTGGCTTCTGATTTTGCTGCCGGAGCTTCCAAACCATTCTACGCTTCCAACCTCACCTTAAGCTCTAGTCTACCTGTGCACACCCAACTTATGTAATAAATAAATTACAAAAATTAGTTTTAATTGTTTGTGCTCATATAAGAGAAAACACAGGTATAGTTTTGTGAAATTGAAACTCCAGTGAAAAATCTATTGATTTTCAATTATTAGTCTTCAACTAGATAGGCCGGAATATTGTTCTAAAATCAATTTTTATTCTTGTAAAAAATTTCGACCAAACCAGACAATGTCAGATCCTTATCAATAATATCTATCGAATCTGTACCTTTTGAAAACAAACTGGCGAGCCCACCGGTAGCGATAGTTTTCAATTCTCCACCATATTCAGCTTTCATTCTCTGAATAAGGCCTTCCACCATGGAAACATAACCCCAAAAAATACCGGATTGCATGCAGGTAACTGTATTTTTGCCAATGACCCGATCAGGACGCTCAACGGCAATTCGGGGAAGTTTGGCAGCTGCTGAGTGAAGAGCATCCAAACTCAAATTGACACCTGGCGCAATAATACCTCCAGCGTAGTTTCCATTACTATCCACAACATCAAGAGTAGTCGCCGTCCCAAAATCAATAACGATGAGAGGCCCGCCATATTTGGAATGTGCAGCAACTGCATCAACAAGCCGGTCTGCCCCTGCCTCTTTCGGGTTATCAATTTGCGGAACCATTCCCAGATCCACATCTGGATCGCCGATAACAAGCGGCGTGCAGTTGAAATATCGCTTGCAAAGGCCGATCAAGTTAAAGAGAGCGCCAGGAACCACGGTCCCAATAATGACATCTTTGATATCTGATACACGAAGTTCATCAATCGCCATCGCCTGACTGAGCCAAACTCCATATTCTTCTGCGGTGCGTGAAGCAGAGGTCGCAATTCGCCATTCTTTGACGAGACTTTTCCCTGAAAAAGCAGCGAACGTAATATTGGTATTGCCCACGTCAATTGCTAACAACATGCTTACACCTCAATAGATATTCTTTGTTCTTATTATTATTTATAGGTTGGCAGGAATACTTCCCCTGCTGTCACCAGTCTTGTAGAGCCGTCAGGGAGTGTCAAGACTAATGCACCGTTTTCATCCATTCCGCTGAAAACCCCTTCAAACTGTTCATTTGAAAGTCTGACGGTGACAGGACCACCAACGCCGGAGGCACGTGCCAGCCATCGCTGACGTATTGGAGAAAAGCCTTCCTGTTTCCAGAGTTGATATAGCTGCAACAGATTATCTAAATAGGACTTTAAAAGTTGATCTGTTGTCAGCTTCGCACCCACTTCTTCCAGCGAAATCGCGGGTAAACCGTCAGTTACTTTTGGATAATGACGAATGTTAATACCTGTCCCAATGATTAACCAATCAAGACGACCGTCATTATTGCTTCGGCTCTCAAGAAGAATTCCAGCCGTTTTCCGACCATTTATCAGAAGATCATTGGGCCACTTTACAGCCAAATCAATGGATTCAGGTAAATATGGCTTTAGGGCGTCGAATAATGCGACAGCTACTAAGAAAGAAAGTTTTGCGCCTTCAACAGCGGAAACATTTGGTCTCAATAAAACCGAACAATAGAGGTTGCCTTCAGGGCTTGTCCATTGCCGCCCCCGCCGTCCTACACCGCTTTCTTGCTTTAACGCCCAGATAACTTGCCCTTCAGATGCCCCCTCGTCTGCAAGTTTTCTTGCAGCCAAGTTTGTGCTGTCGATTGTTTGAAAGGCTGTAAGGGTAAAGAAGGACGGCAAATCAATGCCGTCCGTCAAATTATAGCTCACTGGAACAGAACGCTTGCTGCGGCGCTTGCACTGTCTGTCAATGGTGATGGATATGCGACAAAGAAGACAACGAACAATCCGGTCACAACCATAATCGTCGCCAGGGACTTGGTCATCGGCTCAAAGCCTTCTGCAGCTTCATCAAAATACATAATCTTAACGATGCGGATGTAATAGAAAGCACCCACAACTGAGGTCACAAGGCCGATAATTGCCAAAGGATACAGTCCTGCATCGATAGCCGCTACGAAGACGTAGAATTTACCAAAAAAACCTGCCAATGGCGGAATACCAGCCAAACTGAACATAAAGACCATCAAGACAAATGCCATGAACGGGTTGCTTTTCCCAAGACCAGCAAGTTCAGAAATATCTTCAACCATACCCTCTTTCTGGCGCATGGAAAGGATAATGGCAAAGGTACCGATATTCATGATCACATAAATGGTCATGTAAATCAGAACACCGCGAACACCGGCTTCACTCCCGGCGGCAAGTCCGACGAGTGCATATCCAATATGTCCAATGGACGAATATGCCATCAAACGTTTGATGTTCTTTTGATTGATTGCCGCAAAAGCACCCAGGATCATAGACGCGATAGAGACAAACACTATGATTTGCTGCCACTGATCAACCATATCACCGAAGGGCATGATAAAGGCCCGAATGAAGAGTGCCATACCGGCAATTTTTGGAGCAGCTGCAAAGAAGGCTGTTACAGGTGTGGGAACCCCTTCATAGACATCAGGTGTCCACATATGGAATGGAACCGCAGATACTTTGAATGCAAGTCCCGCAATCAGGAAGACAATCCCTACCAGCAATCCAAGCCCCACGGTCTCTTCCGCAGAAATTGCATTGGCGATGAGATCGAAGTTGGTTGTTCCTGTAAATCCGTAAATCAACGAACAACCATAAAGCAACATACCGGATGAGAGGGCCCCAAGAACAAAGTATTTAAGACCGGCTTCCGTCGCACGGGTGCTATCCCGCCGAATTGCTGCTGTGACATAAAGCGACAAGCTCATCAGTTCGATACCTAAATATAAAGACATCAAATCGTGAGCGGAGATCATGACCATCATACCGAGTGAGGCGATCACAATCAGAACCGGAAACTCAAAGCGGTTGATTTTTTCCCGCTTGATAAAATCCATGCTCATGATGATAGCAACGGCTGAACAGCCGAGTGCCAGGATCTTCATGAAAACACCGAATGTATCAACCCGGTAAAGATCCGAGAAGCTCGTACGTGTTCCCTCTTCTCCCAAAAGGACAAGAATTCCAGCAATGATCAGAACTGCAACAGACAACCATGAAACCGGCTGTAAGGCGTTTTCTTTCTTGAAAACACCAATCATCAACAGGGCCATTGCGGCAATGGCGAGAAAGATTTCCGCTGAAGCAATTGAAAATTCAGGCATACCCATTTTTCAAAACCTACCTATTTAGCCGCATGCATTGTTGATTTGACCAGTTCCATAGATGCTGCATGTTGATCCATCAGGTTTGTAACCGACGCATGCATAACATCCAGGAATGGGTCCGGATAGACACCGATCCAAAGGGCAACAAGGATCAGTGGAACGAAGATTGCGATTTCCCGTTTGCTAACATCCAGCATGGCCTTGACGTCCTCTTTAACAAGTTCACCAAAAACCACTCGGCGGTAAAGCCAAAGGCTATATGCTGCGCCCAGGATCACGCCAGTTGTCGCAAGTGCTGCCGTCCAGGTATCAACCTGGTAAACACCCACAAGGATCAGGAATTCACCGACAAAACCGCTCGTCCCTGGAAGGCCAATGGTTGCCATGGTGAAGAACATAAAAATCACGGCGTATTTCGGCATGTTATGGACAAGGCCGCCGTAGCGAGAAATTTCCCGAGTATGTAGTCGGTCGTAGACCACACCGACGCAGAGGAACAAGGCACCTGAAACGATACCATGACTGATCATCTGCAGGATACTTCCTTCAAGTCCCTGTTGGGTGAAAGTGAAGATCCCGATAGTGATGAAGCCCATATGCGCAACTGAAGAATAGGCAATCAGCTTTTTCATGTCTTTTTGCACAAGCGCGACCAAAGAGGTATAAATAATCGCGACAACGCTCAAACCAAAAACAAGCGGTGTAAAATATTCAGAGGCCTCTGGGAACATGGGAAGAGAGAACCTGAGTAGTCCATATCCCCCCATTTTCAAAAGAACACCTGCCAAAATTACAGAACCTGCTGTTGGCGCCTGCACGTGAGCGTCCGGCAACCAGGTATGTACTGGCCACATCGGAACCTTCACTGCGAAGGAAGCGAAGAACGCGAGCCACAACCACAACTGTAGATGACTGTCAAAGTCTGTTGCCATCAAGGTTGGGATATCAGTTGTTCCGGCAATCATATACATGGTGATCATGGCTGCCAGCATGAGAACTGAGCCGATCAGTGTATAAAGGAAGAACTTAAAGCTGGCATAAACACGGTTTGCACCACCCCAGATCCCGATAATCAGGAACATTGGGATCAAGCCTGCTTCAAAGAACAGGTAGAACAAAACCATATCCAGTGCGCAGAAAACACCAATCATCAGTGTTTCCATGAACAGGAAAGCAATCATGTATTCACGAACGCGAACTGTGATGGCGTTCCAGCTAGCCAGAATACAAAGTGGCATCAGGAAGGTTGTCAGGATGATGAACAGCATGGAAATGCCATCTACACCCATGTGATAATTAATTCCGCCGCCTAGCCATTCTGCTTTTTCAACGAACTGGAAACCAGCCTGACTGTTGTCAAAGTTAATCCAGATCAGCAGTGAAATCGCAAAAGTAGCGAGCGTTGTCCACAAGGCTACTTGACGAGCGTTTCTTGCAGCTACCTCCTCTTTTCCGCCTGTTACCAGGATCAGAAGTGCGCCGACAAGCGGCAGGAAGGTCACGTATGAGAGAATATTCCAATCAAGCATCAGTGGCCACCACCTACGAGGAAGTAATAGGAAACGAAGGCTGCAACACCAATCATCATGGCGAAGGCATAGTGATATACATATCCGCTTTGCAGCATTGAGGCCCGTTTGGCCAGATCAACGACCCGCGCGGCAATTCCATTTGGTCCCAGACCATCAATGATTTTGCCATCGCCAATTGTCCATAGTTTGGATCCAATCCATTTGGATGGACGGACGAAGACGTAATCATAGAGCTCATCAAAGTACCATTTATTCAGCAGGAACTGGTAAAGAGCAGAATGTGTTTTCGCAAGCTGTACAGGAATGTCCGGACGACGGATATACATGTTCCAGGAAACCAGGAACCCGACAGCACCCGCAATAATAGGCAACGCAATTACCCATGTAGGCGGATGATGGAAGTCTTCCATAATCGAATTTCCATCGCGGAAGAAAATCGCACCGTTCCAGAACTCTTCGTAATGAGATCCAATAAAGTAAGGGGCAAAGACCGCACCTGCGAGCAGTGCACCCACAGCCAAGACATACAGCGGGAACAGCATCACAAAGGGGCTTTCATGCACATGATGCATAACCTCTTCATCTGCACGAGGTTCCCCATGGAATGTCATGAAGACCAAGCGCCAGCTGTAGAAAGCAGTCAACACAGCCGCAATCACACCGCACCAGAAGGCATATTCACCAACACCAGGACCAAAAGCGTATGCAGCCTCAATCACAGCATCTTTAGAATAGAAACCGGAAAGGAATGGGAAGCCTGTCAAAGCCAGGGTTCCGATCATCATCATCACGTAAGTGATTTTGATGTGTTTCCAAAGACCGCCCATTTTTCGCATGTCTTGCTCATCGGAAACTGCGTGAATGACAGACCCTGAACCAAGGAACAGCAACGCTTTAAAGAACGCATGGGTAAAGAGATGGAAAATCGCCACAGGATAAGCACCGACACCAATGGCGAAGAACATATAACCAAGCTGTGAACAGGTTGAATACGCGATCACACGTTTGATGTCATTCTGCACAAGGCCGATCGTTGCTGCGAACAGCGCAGTCGACGCCCCAATTACCGTTACAAACGCAAGAGCCGTTGGGGAGAATTCGAAAATGGGCGAACAGCGGGCAACCATAAAGACACCTGCGGTCACCATCGTTGCTGCGTGGATAAGGGCAGACACTGGGGTCGGACCCTCCATCGCATCAGGAAGCCATGTGTGCAAGCCAAGCTGTGCAGACTTACCCATAGCACCCAAGAAGAGCAGCAAACAAATCGTTGTCAGAATATCCACTTCATAGCCAAGGAAGTTAAAGGTCTTACCCGCTTCGCTTCCAGCAGCTGCGAAAACAGTGTCGAAGCTGATGGAATCAAATACTAGGTAGATCGCCATAATCCCGAGGGCAAAACCAAAGTCACCCACACGGTTGACCACAAAGGCTTTCATGGACGCCGCATTGGCTGATGGTTTTTTAAACCAGAAACCGATCAGTAGGTAACTGGCAAGACCCACGCCTTCCCAGCCGAAATACATCTGCAGGAAGTTGTCTGAGGTCACCAGCATCAGCATGGCAAATGTGAAGAGTGACAGATACGCCATAAACCGAGGTTTATGCTGATCATGTGACATATAGCCGATTGAGTAGATATGAACGAGGGCCGAAACCGTGTTCACCACAACAAGCATAACCGCTGTAAGACTATCAATCCGCAGGCTCCAACTCACGTCAAAGCTGCCAGAGCTAATCCATGTGAATAGTGTGACAATTTCAGCCTGACCGCCGAAAGTTACCTTAAAGAAGGCCACCCAAGATAAGATCGCACTAATAGCTACAGCACCGGAGGTTACAATCTGGCTACCGCGATCTTTGAGTTGTTTCTGGCCGAGCCCAGCTATCAAGGCTGCCAAAAGCGGAAGGAATACAATGAGGACGTACATCATGGTTTTGAGCCTTAGCCTTTCATGTGATGGATGTCCTCAACCGCAATTGTTCCGCGGTTTCGGAAGTAAACAACAAGGATTGCAAGGCCAATTGCGGCCTCACCAGCAGCAACTGTCAGAATGAACAAGGCAAAGATCTGCCCCACGAGATCATTCAAGAAAGTCGAAAACGCAACCAGGTTAATATTAACCGCCAGAAGCATCAGTTCGATCGACATCAAAATAACAATCACATTCTTTCGGTTCAAAAAGATCCCGAAAATACCCATGGTCAGCAGGATGGCTGACAGGGTCAGGTAATGTCCCAATCCAATTTCCATCATCAACCTCCTTACACACCTTGGCCAGGTTCAACTTTACGAACCTGCATTGAGTCTTCAGGACGGCGATAAACCTGATCAGCAATCACCTGTTTCTTAACACCAGGCCGTTGACGATGTGTCAGGACAATAGCGCCAATCATCGCGACCAGCAGGATCATGCCCGCAGCCTGGAATAGATACACATACTGTGTATAGAGCAGACCGCCGATCTGTTCAGTGTTTGTCTTGTCTCCAAGATCTGCAGCAGGCGCAGCGCCCATCTGTAAAGCTTCAGGG contains the following coding sequences:
- a CDS encoding ribonuclease J, which codes for MNTANKLLFLPLGGSGEIGMNLNLYCCNGKWLMVDCGISFADERAPGIDVIVPDASFIAEHKENLLGLIVTHAHEDHVGAVARLWKDFLCPVYCSPFTSEILHYKLSEEGILDLVDVNVVAPGSSLQLGDFHLDFVDLTHSIPEMQALLITTPYGKVMHSGDWKLDPDPVVGPVSDMDRMEDVTSGDVLAMICDSTNVFKHGVSGSEGDVKDSLDELLGRLKTGRVAVTTFASNIARVSAIAKIAEKHDRHVVLVGRSLIRMTEAAKKSGYLSDLPSFLKEQDAGYLPKEKMLLLCTGSQGEPRGAMARIAREDHPHVTLDKGDTVIFSSKVIPGNEKALFGLHNELTENGINVITESDEFVHVSGHPAREELERMYEIVKPQIAVPVHGEARHLSEHCNLALSLGVPIAIEIRNGDVLQLAPGAPEIIDRVPSGRLAVDAGGTTSLDGDFLSTRRKMIFNGSASAHLTISYDGKITKPPEVRLRGVVEEGNFPSLHKDLQDTIIKAHYDLSAKNRQQDLEVEKAASQAIRRFFRKLAGRRPITDVYVSREIEKEARAEG
- a CDS encoding type III pantothenate kinase, which encodes MLLAIDVGNTNITFAAFSGKSLVKEWRIATSASRTAEEYGVWLSQAMAIDELRVSDIKDVIIGTVVPGALFNLIGLCKRYFNCTPLVIGDPDVDLGMVPQIDNPKEAGADRLVDAVAAHSKYGGPLIVIDFGTATTLDVVDSNGNYAGGIIAPGVNLSLDALHSAAAKLPRIAVERPDRVIGKNTVTCMQSGIFWGYVSMVEGLIQRMKAEYGGELKTIATGGLASLFSKGTDSIDIIDKDLTLSGLVEIFYKNKN
- a CDS encoding biotin--[acetyl-CoA-carboxylase] ligase: MSYNLTDGIDLPSFFTLTAFQTIDSTNLAARKLADEGASEGQVIWALKQESGVGRRGRQWTSPEGNLYCSVLLRPNVSAVEGAKLSFLVAVALFDALKPYLPESIDLAVKWPNDLLINGRKTAGILLESRSNNDGRLDWLIIGTGINIRHYPKVTDGLPAISLEEVGAKLTTDQLLKSYLDNLLQLYQLWKQEGFSPIRQRWLARASGVGGPVTVRLSNEQFEGVFSGMDENGALVLTLPDGSTRLVTAGEVFLPTYK
- the nuoN gene encoding NADH-quinone oxidoreductase subunit NuoN; the protein is MPEFSIASAEIFLAIAAMALLMIGVFKKENALQPVSWLSVAVLIIAGILVLLGEEGTRTSFSDLYRVDTFGVFMKILALGCSAVAIIMSMDFIKREKINRFEFPVLIVIASLGMMVMISAHDLMSLYLGIELMSLSLYVTAAIRRDSTRATEAGLKYFVLGALSSGMLLYGCSLIYGFTGTTNFDLIANAISAEETVGLGLLVGIVFLIAGLAFKVSAVPFHMWTPDVYEGVPTPVTAFFAAAPKIAGMALFIRAFIMPFGDMVDQWQQIIVFVSIASMILGAFAAINQKNIKRLMAYSSIGHIGYALVGLAAGSEAGVRGVLIYMTIYVIMNIGTFAIILSMRQKEGMVEDISELAGLGKSNPFMAFVLMVFMFSLAGIPPLAGFFGKFYVFVAAIDAGLYPLAIIGLVTSVVGAFYYIRIVKIMYFDEAAEGFEPMTKSLATIMVVTGLFVVFFVAYPSPLTDSASAAASVLFQ
- a CDS encoding NADH-quinone oxidoreductase subunit M codes for the protein MLDWNILSYVTFLPLVGALLILVTGGKEEVAARNARQVALWTTLATFAISLLIWINFDNSQAGFQFVEKAEWLGGGINYHMGVDGISMLFIILTTFLMPLCILASWNAITVRVREYMIAFLFMETLMIGVFCALDMVLFYLFFEAGLIPMFLIIGIWGGANRVYASFKFFLYTLIGSVLMLAAMITMYMIAGTTDIPTLMATDFDSHLQLWLWLAFFASFAVKVPMWPVHTWLPDAHVQAPTAGSVILAGVLLKMGGYGLLRFSLPMFPEASEYFTPLVFGLSVVAIIYTSLVALVQKDMKKLIAYSSVAHMGFITIGIFTFTQQGLEGSILQMISHGIVSGALFLCVGVVYDRLHTREISRYGGLVHNMPKYAVIFMFFTMATIGLPGTSGFVGEFLILVGVYQVDTWTAALATTGVILGAAYSLWLYRRVVFGELVKEDVKAMLDVSKREIAIFVPLILVALWIGVYPDPFLDVMHASVTNLMDQHAASMELVKSTMHAAK
- the nuoL gene encoding NADH-quinone oxidoreductase subunit L; amino-acid sequence: MYVLIVFLPLLAALIAGLGQKQLKDRGSQIVTSGAVAISAILSWVAFFKVTFGGQAEIVTLFTWISSGSFDVSWSLRIDSLTAVMLVVVNTVSALVHIYSIGYMSHDQHKPRFMAYLSLFTFAMLMLVTSDNFLQMYFGWEGVGLASYLLIGFWFKKPSANAASMKAFVVNRVGDFGFALGIMAIYLVFDSISFDTVFAAAGSEAGKTFNFLGYEVDILTTICLLLFLGAMGKSAQLGLHTWLPDAMEGPTPVSALIHAATMVTAGVFMVARCSPIFEFSPTALAFVTVIGASTALFAATIGLVQNDIKRVIAYSTCSQLGYMFFAIGVGAYPVAIFHLFTHAFFKALLFLGSGSVIHAVSDEQDMRKMGGLWKHIKITYVMMMIGTLALTGFPFLSGFYSKDAVIEAAYAFGPGVGEYAFWCGVIAAVLTAFYSWRLVFMTFHGEPRADEEVMHHVHESPFVMLFPLYVLAVGALLAGAVFAPYFIGSHYEEFWNGAIFFRDGNSIMEDFHHPPTWVIALPIIAGAVGFLVSWNMYIRRPDIPVQLAKTHSALYQFLLNKWYFDELYDYVFVRPSKWIGSKLWTIGDGKIIDGLGPNGIAARVVDLAKRASMLQSGYVYHYAFAMMIGVAAFVSYYFLVGGGH
- the nuoK gene encoding NADH-quinone oxidoreductase subunit NuoK, with amino-acid sequence MEIGLGHYLTLSAILLTMGIFGIFLNRKNVIVILMSIELMLLAVNINLVAFSTFLNDLVGQIFALFILTVAAGEAAIGLAILVVYFRNRGTIAVEDIHHMKG